The following are encoded together in the Triticum dicoccoides isolate Atlit2015 ecotype Zavitan chromosome 6B, WEW_v2.0, whole genome shotgun sequence genome:
- the LOC119322809 gene encoding uncharacterized protein LOC119322809, with the protein MGSSSRFSLGAAVILLLVLASAMKAGAIRLDAETRASVSGRSNQMATDKPIGKNNVVDVVKGSAGLTSEMKKSVDVAASEVRAVAHKMPEFHEDYYGPSDHSPRHH; encoded by the exons ATGGGGAGCTCCAGCCGCTTTTCACTGGGCGCGGCTGTGATCCTGCTTCTGGTACTGGCTTCGGCCATGAAGGCTGGAGCCATCCGACTCGACGCGGAGACCCGGGCGTCAGTCAGCGGCCGCAGTAACCAAATGGCCACTGAT AAACCGATTGGGAAGAACAATGTCGTCGATGTGGTCAAGGGATCTGCTGGTTTGACAAGTGAGATGAAGAAGAGCGTGGACGTTGCCGCGAGTGAAGTTAGGGCGGTGGCGCATAAGATGCCGGAGTTCCATGAGGACTACTACggcccgagtgatcacagcccaagGCACCACTGA